CCCTAAATACATTTTCAACCCAGGTCAGCTAAAGGAACAATCTGGGACTTTTTCAATGCTGGAAGTGGTTCTTCGAGCACTTTTGGTTCCCAGTTCACGTCTGGGGGAAAACACAGACCTTCTGGAACCACAGCAAGGCCGAGCAGCCGTTTCGGCCCTCGTGGAAGCTGTAGGCAGGGAATCCCCTGTTATGGAAGGTCTGCAGGAAGGAATACGGACACACCacacagttttgggttttttcccttctggggTGGGAAGGCTGTATGGCACAAGAATGGCTGATGATTAACTTACTCACAGGCTTCCTACTGTCCGTACTGTCCCCCCAAGGAGATTTCAGCATCCTGCAAGAGGTGAGCTGAGGGGCAGGTCAGGCCTAAGCAAACCCGGCATCGGGGGgcgaggcagcagcaggagctcagcCCCGGCAGCGCTGCAGCTCGTGAGCAGCTGCCGCAACCCTCGAACCACGGCACGAGCTCCGAAAAAACAGCTGAGTGTCTTCTGCCCGTGAACTGTGACTCAGTCGGGCAGTTTGGATTTTCCAgaaggacagagggaaagcaaaagTATTTCTGCTTTGAACCCTCAGTCGGGTGAAGAGATGACATCCTCGTGGGGAGGAGTTTCCAGGGAGGGAGGCACCGTGCAGCTGATAAATAGCTCGGCCAAGATCGAGATCGCTGCCGTCCCGTCCCTTCTGCCTGCGGAGTGGTGGTGAGGGGCAGCGCTCCGCTCGGCTGGGAAGGGCAGCATGGCTGAAGCATTCGTGAAGAGCAAACTCCGGGATGACAAAGTAACCCTGTTCGTGAAGGACGGCTGCCCTTACTGCAGGAACGCCATGGAGATGCTCAAGCAGTACAACTTCAGGCCCGAGTGCCTGCAGGTGTGTGACATCACTGGAATGCAGAGCGTCCAGGAATACTTCCGACAAACAACTGGGCAGAACACGGTAAGTCCTCGCAGCCGTGGTTCGGATCCTTTATCCCAGCTGCCCCGTAACCTGGCGAGCTGTTGCAGAGCCCGAGGCCGGGCGTCTCTCCCCACCACTTTCCATGTCAGGTCACCGCAGACGCCTCCCCCCCTTCCCACTTTTACCGATGCTCCTTGTTGCGGTGAGGGGAGCTCACAGAGAGGGGGGACCCTCCTCGGCATGGGGGTGTCCTCCTCCCGCAGTCAGACGTGCCCGTGGTTGCACAGGAGCCAGGGAGAGGCTTTCCCAGTGCTGTCTCCCACTGTCCACTTCTCCCCTTACTGTGTTCTGCTGCTCTTGCCTGTGCTCTTTGTCTTCAGCTGCTGACCTATTCCCATCGCTGTGATTTCACTTCTGCCTCcgttttcatttctgtttaccTTCCCTGGCTTTAGCCGGGTGCTTCTTCCCAGCTCGACAGGGATTTTCACTTCCCTCTGCGAGGAGTGGCACACACATGCCTGGGGGAGGTCTCAGAAGCTGAGGCTCAGTAATTGCTCCTGGTCTTCAGCAGAgggttgcttttctttttttttttttttttttttattaatttggcTCTGCATTGGCCGCTGCTTGTCTTGCAGCCTGGCAGTGATCGTGAGATGGGCAGGAAAAGGGACCAGAGTAGGCAGGAAAATAGCAGATGGGCAGGGCTGTGAAGGCGGAGGGCAAAAGGCCCAAAAAAGGGCACCTGGAGAAGGGGTTGTGCCACAAACATCAGTCCGCTGTGCCAAGTGACCCTGGCAGTGCCAGTGGCCATCGGGGCCGGCATCTTCCCATCCCCAGGGAGCACTCGAGAGGACGGGGTGCTCCTGGGCGCCCGGGGGACCTGCCACGGGCACGGCCTGCGCTGGTGGGTGGTTTCATCCTCCCGCAGCCTCTGTAAAGTGCAGAGGgttcccctgcccccccttctcGCGCAGCAGGCGGGAGGCTGGGGGCAAGAAGAGGAGGATTTTGTCAATCACGGACTCCTTGGTGTGAAGTCTGCTCGCCAGACAAATCCTCTCACCATGCTTTGCCGCCGGCAGCCCAGCTCTAGTGATGAACCCGCGGTGTTGTTTTTGCCCAGGTTTGCGTGTTCATCGGGAGACACTGCATCGGAGGATTTTTCGAACTGCAGAACTTTCGCTACAGGCTGCCCTGTATGCTGCAGCAGATCGGGGCCCTGCACAGTAAGTCCAGGGCGGGTTCTGCCCAACAACAATACTTTTTCACCAGTCACAGCAAATCTGAGCACTTGTAAGAGTGGAGCGGGACTTGATAGAGCCGTGTGGTGTGTCAGGACACAACACCAGAGTGGGAATTTTGCCTGGGATCTAGACAAAATGCATCGGCTCCGCGacgtttctttctttttttctttctttttccctacgTCAGGACATGGAGCCTGCTGCTCTCAAACAGTCTCTGAAGTTTCAGCCTGACAGCTTCTAGACAGCTGATGGCTTTTCTTAGAGTGGAATTGATTTTTACAACCGCCTGGACACCCTGTGGGGGCCCCACTGTCCTTTCCTGCTGGTGGGGTGTGTGGGGACCCTCCGCAGGACTTTCTGTGGTGCCTGCGTGGGGGCTCGGGGAAGGCGGCAGCAGGGAGCCTCTCGCCCACAAGAGATGGAGCGGGATGAGGTTCGTGCAGGGCCCAGACGTGCTGCAGCTGCTTTCACACAGGGCAACGGCCTGCAcgaggggagcagggcagggaagagCCCTTCAGCACCCAGGCTAAGGTGGTTTAGGGCCCTGGGCTTGCAGGTGCCCCTGAAGGGGCTCCCAGGACCCAATGGCCACCAGTTAGAGCAGAACCAGACCCCAGAGCTGCCTCAGTCACCAATGGCCTGTGCTGGGTTCACACTGCCCAAAGCCCCACCTTCAGCAAAGCCTGGGCAACCCGGAGTTTGGAAAAGAGTCATCTGCAACTTCAGTATGAAAAAAGGTCACTGTGAAACAACTGAGGCCACTGACTAGTGGCTTAAGGTAGCCCAGACACCGGCCTGCAGGCAGATGCACACGACATGGGGTGCCCCAATTCCTGGCAGAGGGGGGAGCAGACCTTGCACCACCTGAACCAGGCGATACCCACAAGTACCAGGCTCTGAGCCCAGGTTTGCTCCTTTCACGCGCTTGGCAATCGCTTCACAGCGTGACGATGGAAGGGACCAGGAGAGGAGACTCACAGGATGGGTCTGGGGGCAGGAGAGCTCCGGGGGTTCCCGTCCAACTCCGTGCTCCCAGCAGGGTCACCGACGGGACCCGAGCAGGTGGCCCAGGGCTTTATCCAGCCAGGTCTTGGAGGATATCCCAGGACATGGAGGATATTCCTCTGGTCCTCCCTGCGCCGAAGGGCAGGTGCTGGAAAGGGGGCAAGGAGAGACTCGTGTGTTTTAGGAAGTCCCAAATCCTTGGCTTTTTGCAGGAAAGGAGGCAGGGCCGTCAGGGCAGGTGGCCCcatgggcaggaggaggcagatgGAGGGTCCTGCTCCAGAAAGTGCCTCAGGGACACTCAGACGTTGGGACGTTGGTGTCAGCACCACGTCTGAGGGGGCAGGAGCGGGAAGGGGGCGTGAGAGGGCTCTTAGGGACATCACGGAGGAAAACCCCTGTGGGAAGAGGGACAGCCCAGCTCCACGTGAAGGCGCGAGCTGCCCTAATCCAGCGCAAGGAGAGAATGCGGGGTGCTCCTCTGCAGCACACAGCGGAGGGCAGGTACGGACGGGGCTCCGGTGCTCCCACTCATCAACGTCCCTTCAACAACCTGTTGTAGCACGTGGAGCTGTTTTGAAACTGATATTCCCCGTCGTCAGAAGCCAAGAGGCAGTTAACTGTGCAAACAGACACGGGGGTGCTCGTGGGCGTGGGTGTGCACAGTCCTGCTCCTGCGTGTGCTGCACGATCAGGGGCTTGGAACCGCGTCAGCAGCTGGAGTCAGACACACAACGGCTCGTGTGGCCGAGTGCTGGAGTTCACAGAGTCAGCGGTCCTCGGTGTCTGCACCGAGTGAAGCTTACTGCTTGGGGAAGATGGTTTTCAGCCAAGATGGGTGGACTTAGGGACGTGACACGTGATGTGCGTGTGCACAGGCACCCAGCATGTGCGTTACACAGACACACAGGTGGGCTGTACGAGCGATAAAGAGACAGGCAGGTATGCGTATGTAAAAGCGCGAGTTAAAAGGTCTCCCCAGCCTGTTCCCTACCGCTGTTGTGTTAATCAAGCAGTTGCTAACGAACAGCAGAGATCCGCACCCTTGACGTCGGCTGTTTCTACTTTCAGGCCTGTGATGACCGTGAGCTGGGACGGCCTCGTTCTGCCGGACGCAAGTCCTGGAGCCAGCTCCTGGCACCCTCCTTCTGCGGGACCAAAGGCACCTTCTTGGGGAATGCAGCTTCTTTTCCTCTCACTGATCAGTGCTTCCATACGTTCACATCTCTGATCCTCTCTGTAGCTCTGGAAAGAGAATGTGTCCAGCACGTGATCGGATTCAGCCCAATAAAATACACTTGCTCTGAGTGCCCACGGTCAccgttgtggtttttttcacacACCCATTCACGCGCTCACCCTAAACGTCTCTTTTCACCCCACAATCTTCTTGCTGCCGCCTCTCCCAGGCGGCCCTTTGGAAATTCTCAGTGTTTTCCATGGCCAGTAGAAAGTCCTGACGATGCTCTGAGCTGGAGCTGAGCCCAGGCTCCTCTCTCGTGGGTGTCCTGCAGCGCAGCCCCGCAGCCTGCGCCCGCGTCCCTGCCCCCACGACCCGTCACCTCTCGGCAGGGCCACGACGACGCGTCCGGGCAGCGCTTTTTTGGTGAGGATTTTGTCACAAGGCGCTGCCGCCGGGGAGCCATCCAGCTTGTCACGTTTGCTGTCCCCGTCCcgaaggcagagctgctgggcacagagagCGCCCGGGACCGCGCAGGCAGCGGGGTTACTGGCTGCAGAACACCCCACGGAGACGGGGCACGGGCCGCGGGCAGAGCTGAAGCCGACAGCGCTGTGTCGGGAAAGGGATGTGGGGGAAACGCGCAGTCGGCTGCTGCCAAGACAAACTGGGTGAGGAGCTGCTTCAAGACTGGCATGGAAGTAGCTCTGTCTCCAAAAAAAGGTTTCACGGCTGCTTCAGCTCGGGGATGAGGCAAAAACCAAACGTATAAAACCCTTCTGATTCTTCTCTCTTTTACTTCTCTCTAActtccacacaccccccccccacttctttttttaaacagaaaaattaaaagtttgttttcttttttattgttttccgGTTCAGTTAAAACCTGCGGACTTAAAGTTGCTGTTTGTTTAAGGCCTGgagcttgtttggtttttgatAGCCAGTTTAACCCTTCGGGTCTGCTGAGCAGACAAAGGGGCCACCCTGCCAGCATGGCCCCGCAACAACCCCTGGACAAAGGCTCCCCAGGGCACGGCCCCTCTGTCCCAGGGCCAAGCCGGGATGAGGCAGCACGagcccgtccccgccgccggcTCAGCCAGAAGCCCTGTGACCTCTTCCAGCTGGAAGATTCCCCCGTGACAccagctggggctgtgtgctCCTTACCCTCATCAGGGTGAAAGAGCAGAAATCACAGGCTTCCTGCCACCCTTGGGAAGGAGTGGGAAAGCCAAAAGCTTCGTTCTTGGCAAGTTTAAAGTCCGTTTCCTCTTGGCAGAATGGCAATCCCCTCGTGTGGCGAGTGCTAGAGAACTTCAGCTGACTTGTGCAATTTTCTGCAGATTGCTGGGTTTTCAGTATCTTAACCCTCTCCAAGACAAAGGGCAGCCCTTGAATATGAGAAGTTCAGTGCAGACATTTCCTAGATTGCATGACAGGCTTTTTCAAAGCTGTTCTCAAGCAGAACTCGCTGCTTCCCATCCTTTTATGCAGTTAGAACTGCCGCTGGGTGAAGAGTTTAAAATCTAATCACAAAGTTTGGAGGTATTACCCTCCAGAAACAGTGTCACGGGAGGCTCTTGTAGGAATTTTCTCACGCTTGATCACACCCTGCATGTCTGGAGGTTCGTCAGAACTGCTGCTTCAGGTTGTGTTTTACAGAATTTTGCATGATGTGCAGTAACTATTGCTGCTGATGATGACAAGAGAAACTGCTCAATAACAGTGACGACTGCAGCCACAAATTTCTGGTTTTAGTGCTTGAAAAACTCATACTGCTTCCCTTCTGGAAGTAACTCCACATAAATCCGAATAATTAGAAGTTTGTGGCTGGAAGACTCCCTAGAGCTGGTGTGCATAGCGTGCAGCTCCCAGAGCAATTGCTTTGACCCGTGCTACTCTCTTCCttcaaaaacccccaaattctgTCAGGTTTGCCTTGCTGCATCCCCCTTATCTCCCTGGCAGCAGCTGGTTGTCCCATGGTTGGGGCCAGCCAGGCTGTTGGAGAGATTTGAGGGCAGCTCCGGTGTTGGTCTCTGTGGGTGGTCAGTGGGACAGGGACACCCTTTGAAAATGGGGAAAGGGGGTGTCGGTGTTGGACTGGGCAGGCGGTTCTGGGCACGGGGAGGTGCGGTACGAAATGGAGAGAAGCGAAGCAAGAAGGTGAGTGGGATGTATTTATTGAATGTCAGCCTCTGTTGCTAGAAGAGGGAGTTGAAAGGGAATTGGGAATTGGTTTGACTTACCAGAAACAAGAGGCAGCATGGAAAGtaaatacagaagcaaaaattGGGGAAGAGTGCAAAAAGCCTCCAGCAGcgtgagaaaaaggaagaaaagggttATAGAGAGTGGTTTGTCCAAGGACTGAAGGAGACGGCAAAGAAGCAGAGCAGGGGCTGAGAGGCAATAGTGACTCAGAGTTTTAGAGGTTTGAAGGGTGATCGCAGGGAGGTTCAGGTCGAGGTGAGGAGATGGGGAAACCATCCTGTTCCTGTGGGTGGATGGGTTTTGACTTGGTAgcatggaaaaaacccaaacacatctCCGAGCACCTGCTGAGTGTTGTTACCACACAGGTCTTTTGTCTCTCAAATTAAGAAAGGCAAGAAGAGTCACTTTATACTGATATTTAATCTCATCCTCTTACTCAGTATTAAACTGTGAGGTTTATATGGAACTGAATTCGCCCAGAAACCGTTGTTTCTGAGAAGGAATCTAGCAGAGTCTGGTGTTAGTGCCACGGGACACTTAATGCTCCGAGTGGTGAATCctgaagaggaaaaggcaaaaaatcccACTACAATCTTCATACAGCTTCCCTTGCCCTGAGACACGACTAACTGGAATGAACTTTGTAGAATTTGTTTTCAAGTCAAAATGTAATAACCTGGGAAATGTGAAAGATTGTGTAGTTCCTAAAACTGTGTGTTTGAACATGCCCCTTCAGTAGGGTGGACATATGATTATCCACACTTCCACAGTCCATATCATGATAGTCTCCTTCCATGGGTGACATCCTCTACCTACATTTAACATTTAAAGTGGTGTTTCAGCTCTGTGGGTTGACTAAACTTCTCAgagttttaagaatttttttccaaatcaccATCCACCTTTCCTTCTCTACCTCATTTCTTATGTCAGTTTTGTCCACAGAGCAAAAGGTTGTTAAATAGGAATGCCATCTAATCCAACCATAAAATCCATATCATATAATGAATTTCAAGATCTAGCAAactaatataattaatttttaccTTACTGGAAAGATGACGAAGCCCATGGCAAGTGCAGCTCTATTTGGGTTTACCTACCAAGTTGGGGTACATTGCTGCACCTTTTCCTGAATTACTGTACAGCCTCTGGAAGTTGTCATCCCCCTTCTGCTGAGCTCATTGACCGCTGTTTTCCCAGTGAGTTACTGGTTTGAGTGGCAGGGGAAGTTGGCACTCAAGCTGGTTGGCTTGTGGTAAGAATTTCTCATTTGAGATGAGAAGCATGAAAGATATGAGAAAAGAGAGATTTTGTTTCCCTGAAATCATTTACCAAATGAGGCCACGGGGCATGTAAGATTGCGGGGTGTGGATTTTACCTGTCGGCTTCCAGCAGACCAGATACCCGCCAGTGGGGTGTATCAAGATAAAAATGGTCATTGGCCATATTCACCACTGTGATTTTCTCCCTGGCTATTAGGAATTCTGATTCATATCCTGGTTGCTTCGTGtgtagcaaataatttaaaaactatcCGAATAACTGGGAAAAACACGGTGGTGATGGTTTGACAATTTTTGACAATTACAGTTTAATGCAACTCCTTGTGTATTTGTCACGCACCCAAATAAACCTCTCAGTCCAGATCCGAGAGAAACCTCAGTTTCTAGAGAAAACCTTATCAATGCAAACTACTACTCAAGTGTAAAAGTGGTGAAACCCAGAACATCTCCACACTGAACCGTGAGGTTCTTAGGCTGTGAACAAGGACAAGCACTGGAGGAGGTGTGCTCCAGCAGTGTCATTTACTGCAAATCCAAACTCTGTTACACAACAAGAAGCATTAATACTTCATAGGAGGTAAAATCACAGTATTGCACAAGACTGAGGATTTTTGAGCTACGTCTATATTTAGCTATTTCTGCTTTCCTGTCACGTGAGCTTGCAATACAAGTGCAGACAGCGGGCTGCATGGGTAAGCTCTTTCCTGTCCCTGGGAAAGGGTGACGTATCAGGAGCTGTAGAGGCCAAATATTCTAACTCTTCACTGAGACCCTCCAGTGCCAGAGTACTCAATTTATGGCATGGAATCTAACTTTGACAAAACTACCCCCGCATAACTTCAAAAACGTTAAGCAAGAAGGGAAGCAGTATGAGTTTTTCAAGCACTAAAACCAGAAATTTGTGGCTGCAGTCGTCACTGTTATTGAGCAGTTTCTCTTGTCATCATCAGCAGCAATAGTTACTGCACATCATGCAAAATTCTGTAAAACACAACCTGAAGCAGCAGTTCTGACGAACCTCCAGACATGCAGGGTGTGATCAAGCGTGAGAAAATTCCTACAAGAGCCTCCCGTGACACTGTTTCTGGAGGGTAATACCTCCAAACTTTGTGATTAGATTTTAAACTCTTCACCCAGCGGCAGTTCTAACTGCATAAAAGGATGGGAAGCAGCAAGTTCTGCTTGAGAACAGCTTTGAAAAAGCCTGTCATGCAATCTAGGAAATGTCTGCACTGAACTTCTCATATTCAAGGGCTGCCCTTTGTCTTGGAGAGGGTTAAGATACTGAAAACCCAGCAATCTGCAGAAAATTGCACAAGTCAGCTGAAGTTCTCTAGCACTCGCCACACGAGGGGATTGCCATTCTGCCAAGAGGAAACGGACTTTAAACTTGCCAAGAACGAAGCTTTTGGCTTTCCCACTCCTTCCCAAGGGTGGCAGGAAGCCTGTGATTTCTGCTCTTTCACCCTGATGAGGGTAAGGagcacacagccccagctggTGTCACGGGGGAATCTTCCAGCTGGAAGAGGTCACAGGGCTTCTGGCTGAgccggcggcggggacgggctCGTGCTGCCTCATCCCGGCTTGGCCCTGGGACAGAGGGGCCGTGCCCTGGGGAGCCTTTGTCCAGGGGTTGTTGCGGGGCCATGCTGGCAGGGTGGCCCCTTTGTCTGCTCAGCAGACCCGAAGGGTTAAACTGGCTatcaaaaaccaaacaagctcCAGGCCTTAAACAAACAGCAACTTTAAGTCCGCAGGTTTTAACTGAACcggaaaacaataaaaaagaaaacaaacttttaatttttctgtttaaaaaaagaagtggggggggggtgtgtggaagTTAGAGAGAAGTAAAAGAGAGAAGAATCAGAAGGGTTTTATACGTTTGGTTTTTGCCTCATCCCCGAGCTGAAGCAGCCGTGAAACCTTTTTTTGGAGACAGAGCTACTTCCATGCCAGTCTTGAAGCAGCTCCTCACCCAGTTTGTCTTGGCAGCAGCCGACTGCGCGTTTCCCCCACATCCCTTTCCCGACACAGCGCTGTCGGCTTCAGCTCTGCCCGCGGCCCGTGCCCCGTCTCCGTGGGGTGTTCTGCAGCCAGTAACCCCGCTGCCTGCGCGGTCCCGGGCGctctctgtgcccagcagctctgccttcgGGACGGGGACAGCAAACGTGACAAGCTGGATGGCTCCCCGGCGGCAGCGCCTTGTGACAAAATCCTCACCAAAAAAGCGCTGCCCGGACGCGTCGTCGTGGCCCTGCCGAGAGGTGACGGGTCGTGGGGGCAGGGACGCGGGCGCAGGCTGCGGGGCTGCGCTGCAGGACACCCACGAGAGAGGAGCCTGGGCTCAGCTCCAGCTCAGAGCATCGTCAGGACTTTCTACTGGCCATGGAAAACACTGAGAATTTCCAAAGGGCCGCCTGGGAGAGGCGGCAGCAAGAAGATTGTGGGGTGAAAAGAGACGTTTAGGGTGAGCGCGTGAATGGGTgtgtgaaaaaaaccacaacggTGACCGTGGGCACTCAGAGCAAGTGTATTTTATTGGGCTGAATCCGATCACGTGCTGGACACATTCTCTTTCCAGAGCTACAGAGAGGATCAGAGATGTGAACGTATGGAAGCACTGATCAGTGAGAGGAAAAGAAGCTGCATTCCCCAAGAAGGTGCCTTTGGTCCCGCAGAAGGAGGGTGCCAGGAGCTGGCTCCAGGACTTGCGTCCGGCAGAACGAGGCCGTCCCAGCTCACGGTCATCACAGGCCTGAAAGTAGAAACAGCCGACGTCAAGGGTGCGGATCTCTGCTGTTCGTTAGCAACTGCTTGATTAACACAACAGCGGTAGGGAACAGGCTGGGGAGACCTTTTAACTCGCGCTTTTACATACGCATACCTGCCTGTCTCTTTATCGCTCGTACAGCCCACCTGTGTGTCTGTGTAACGCACATGCTGGGTGCCTGTGCACACGCACATCACGTGTCACGTCCCTAAGTCCACCCATCTTGGCTGAAAACCATCTTCCCCAAGCAGTAAGCTTCACTCGGTGCAGACACCGAGGACCGCTGACTCTGTGAACTCCAGCACTCGGCCACACGAGCCGTTGTGTGTCTGACTCCAGCTGCTGACGCGGTTCCAAGCCCCTGATCGTGCAGCACACGCAGGAGCAGGACTGTGCACACCCACGCCCACGAGCACCCCCGTGTCTGTTTGCACAGTTAACTGCCTCTTGGCTTCTGACGACGGGGAATATCAGTTTCAAAACAGCTCCACGTGCTACAACAGGTTGTTGAAGGGACGTTGATGAGTGGGAGCACCGGAGCCCCGTCCGTACCTGCCCTCCGCTGTGTGCTGCAGAGGAGCACCCCGCATTCTCTCCTTGCGCTGGATTAGGGCAGCTCGCGCCTTCACGTGGAGCTGGGCTGTCCCTCTTCCCACAGGGGTTTTCCTCCGTGATGTCCCTAAGAGCCCTCTCACGCCCCCTTCCCGCTCCTGCCCCCTCAGACGTGGTGCTGACACCAACGTCCCAACGTCTGAGTGTCCCTGAGGCACTTTCTGGAGCAGGACCCTCcatctgcctcctcctgcccatgGGGCCACCTGCCCTGACGGCCCTGCCTCCTTTCCTGCAAAAAGCCAAGGATTTGGGACTTCCTAAAACACACGAGTCTCTCCTTGCCCCCTTTCCAGCACCTGCCCTTCGGCGCAGGGAGGACCAGAGGAATATCCTCCATGTCCTGGGATATCCTCCAAGACCTGGCTGGATAAAGCCCTGGGCCACCTGCTCGGGTCCCGTCGGTGACCCTGCTGGGAGCACGGAGTTGGACGGGAACCCCCGGAGCTCTCCTGCCCCCAGACCCATCCTGTGAGTCTCCTCTCCTGGTCCCTTCCATCGTCACGCTGTGAAGCGATTGCCAAGCGCGTGAAAGGAGCAAACCTGGGCTCAGAGCCTGGTACTTGTGGGTATCGCCTGGTTCAGGTGGTGCAAGGTCTGCTCCCCCCTCTGCCAGGAATTGGGGCACCCCATGTCGTGTGCATCTGCCTGCAGGCCGGTGTCTGGGCTACCTTAAGCCACTAGTCAGTGGCCTCAGTTGTTTCACAGTGACCTTTTTTCATACTGAAGTTGCAGATGACTCTTTTCCAAACTCCGGGTTGCCCAGGCTTTGCTGAAGGTGGGGCTTTGGGCAGTGTGAACCCAGCACAGGCCATTGGTGACTGAGGCAGCTCTGGGGTCTGGTTCTGCTCTAACTGGTGGCCATTGGGTCCTGGGAGCCCCTTCAGGGGCACCTGCAAGCCCAGGGCCCTAAACCACCTTAGCCTGGGTGCTGAAGGGctcttccctgccctgctcccctcgTGCAGGCCGTTGCCCTGTGTGAAAGCAGCTGCAGCACGTCTGGGCCCTGCACGAACCTCATCCCGCTCCATCTCTTGTGGGCGAGAGGCTCCCTGCTGCCGCCTTCCCCGAGCCCCCACGCAGGCACCACAGAAAGTCCTGCGGAGGGTCCCCACACACCCCACCAGCAGGAAAGGACAGTGGGGCCCCCACAGGGTGTCCAGGCGGTTGTAAAAATCAATTCCACTCTAAGAAAAGCCATCAGCTGTCTAGAAGCTGTCAGGCTGAAACTTCAGAGACTGTTTGAGAGCAGCAGGCTCCATGTCCTGAcgtagggaaaaagaaagaaaaaaagaaagaaacgtCGCGGAGCCGATGCATTTTGTCTAGATCCCAGGCAAAATTCCCACTCTGGTGTTGTGTCCTGACACACCACACGGCTCTATCAAGTCCCGCTCCACTCTTACAAGTGCTCAGATTTGCTGTGACTGGTGAAAAAGTATTGTTGTTGGGCAGAACCCGCCCTGGACTTACTGTGCAGGGCCCCGATCTGCTGCAGCATACAGGGCAGCCTGTAGCGAAAGTTCTGCAGTTCGAAAAATCCTCCGATGCAGTGTCTCCCGATGAACACGCAAACCTGGGCAAAAACAACACCGCGGGTTCATCACTAGAGCTGGGCTGCCGGCGGCAAAGCATGGTGAGAGGATTTGTCTGGCGAGCAGACTTCACACCAAGGAGTCCGTGATTGACAAAATCCTCCTCTTCTTGCCCCCAGCCTCCCGCCTGCTGCGCgagaagggggggcaggggaacCCTCTGCACTTTAC
The Strix uralensis isolate ZFMK-TIS-50842 chromosome Z, bStrUra1, whole genome shotgun sequence DNA segment above includes these coding regions:
- the LOC141937749 gene encoding glutaredoxin-1-like, translating into MAEAFVKSKLRDDKVTLFVKDGCPYCRNAMEMLKQYNFRPECLQVCDITGMQSVQEYFRQTTGQNTVCVFIGRHCIGGFFELQNFRYRLPCMLQQIGALHSL